Proteins encoded together in one Ictidomys tridecemlineatus isolate mIctTri1 chromosome 3, mIctTri1.hap1, whole genome shotgun sequence window:
- the Chct1 gene encoding CHD1 helical C-terminal domain containing protein 1 isoform X2, whose product MEALDGQGGEGDKPIEKVKNVPCLERSSSTIPAGDSLVCHAKGLGQDTFKICKEYLRPLKKFLRKLHLPKDLPQKKRLKYMKQSLVVLGDHINTFLQHYCRAWEIKHWKKMLWRFVSLFSELEAKQLRRLYKYTKTNQPAKFLVAFCPLDSPERSLLADQEDSLPKLCNAWGLHSNISGMKERLSKMQAPGREAPVLGEPTSQLHVKRGSLTKLPQKPKLKRKRIKEAQETPETCQ is encoded by the exons ATGGAGGCTTTAGATGGCCAAGGGGGTGAAGGAGACAAGCCAATAGAGAAG GTGAAGAATGTGCCCTGCTTAGAGAGGAGCTCCAGCACCATCCCTGCCGGAGACTCACTTGTCTGCCATGCCAAAGGCTTGGGCCAGGACACCTTCAAAATT TGTAAAGAATATCTGCGGCCGCTGAAGAAGTTCCTGCGCAAATTGCACCTGCCCAAGGACCTTCCCCAGAAGAAGAGGCTAAAGTACATGAAGCAGAGCCTTGTGGTCCTAGGGGATCACATCAATACCTTTCTGCAGCATTATTGCCGAGCCTGGGAAATCAAGCACTGGAAGAA GATGCTCTGGCGATTTGTCTCCCTCTTCTCTGAATTGGAAGCCAAGCAGCTTCGCCGCCTGTacaagtacaccaaaaccaaccAGCCGGCCAAGTTCCTG GTGGCATTCTGCCCCTTGGATTCACCGGAGAGATCCTTGCTGGCTGACCAGGAGGACAGTCTGCCCAAGCTCTGCAATGCCTGGGGGCTGCACAGCAACATCAGCGGCATGAAGGAGAGGCTGTCCAAGATGCAGGCCCCGGGCAGAGAGGCCCCTGTGCTGGGGGAGCCAACATCCCAGCTCCATGTCAAGAGAG GTTCTTTAACGAAACTTCCTCAAAAGCCAAAACTCAAGAGAAAGAGGATTAAGGAAGCTCAAGAAACTCCAGAGACCTGCCAATAA
- the Chct1 gene encoding CHD1 helical C-terminal domain containing protein 1 isoform X1, translated as MKQSLVVLGDHINTFLQHYCRAWEIKHWKKMLWRFVSLFSELEAKQLRRLYKYTKTNQPAKFLVAFCPLDSPERSLLADQEDSLPKLCNAWGLHSNISGMKERLSKMQAPGREAPVLGEPTSQLHVKRGSLTKLPQKPKLKRKRIKEAQETPETCQ; from the exons ATGAAGCAGAGCCTTGTGGTCCTAGGGGATCACATCAATACCTTTCTGCAGCATTATTGCCGAGCCTGGGAAATCAAGCACTGGAAGAA GATGCTCTGGCGATTTGTCTCCCTCTTCTCTGAATTGGAAGCCAAGCAGCTTCGCCGCCTGTacaagtacaccaaaaccaaccAGCCGGCCAAGTTCCTG GTGGCATTCTGCCCCTTGGATTCACCGGAGAGATCCTTGCTGGCTGACCAGGAGGACAGTCTGCCCAAGCTCTGCAATGCCTGGGGGCTGCACAGCAACATCAGCGGCATGAAGGAGAGGCTGTCCAAGATGCAGGCCCCGGGCAGAGAGGCCCCTGTGCTGGGGGAGCCAACATCCCAGCTCCATGTCAAGAGAG GTTCTTTAACGAAACTTCCTCAAAAGCCAAAACTCAAGAGAAAGAGGATTAAGGAAGCTCAAGAAACTCCAGAGACCTGCCAATAA